A region of Lichenibacterium dinghuense DNA encodes the following proteins:
- a CDS encoding DUF1073 domain-containing protein — MTFSFGAGVRDSLSNLAASLGTGRDKAAHDAFAVFELGRAQIEAMYRGDWLARKVVDIVPYDSVRAWRSWSGHRADVARVEAAERRLGLRRTVQRAMTLGRLYGGGAILIGDGECDPAALACPLEPRLPKGGLAYLHAVSRWQLGVSDLDLNPLSPWCGEPKMYTLSSLGRPPLELHPSRLVRFLGNPLPDPSAAGAFWSDSVLQALYDAVHAAALSLAGATSLLHEAKVDVVTVPNLSEHLSSAETTAQLSARFAYAAAMKSMNNLLLLGDGESWSRQTVVFAGLPEMARCFLQVAAGAADIPVTRLLGQSPSGLSATGESDIRNYYDMIAARQELDLRPQLERLDRLICWSEGIDEGALSFAFRPLWQLDEPAKAALALSRAQATQVYAGLKLWPDAVVAKLAEAQLVADGTYPNATAVFAEVETTASAGGTQSILDFSPTQPRDLWGRWTSGGIQALQPAASESESVLPLQPTSLHSDPALPPAGEGVPSGLSNQPDIPGTVAPKAVDPAASKDDPEVDAVVRWAAQTVLGPLYLYMKARGAVRALAQHLRPDWLIGGPPTDPPPSPRLAGAGVTEPAQSVPVRPWPLSPETGASPSRNERADEPPTPGTYRASKALASIKIPDNLSLEARGKNADEQGKFYENEVRKALNFDPAPPPPNRKYEQGDNAPDGLFTDVENG; from the coding sequence ATGACGTTCTCGTTCGGCGCGGGCGTGCGCGACAGCCTGTCCAACCTCGCGGCCTCGCTCGGCACCGGGCGCGACAAGGCGGCCCACGACGCCTTCGCGGTCTTCGAGCTCGGCCGCGCCCAGATCGAGGCGATGTACCGCGGCGACTGGCTCGCGCGGAAGGTCGTCGACATCGTGCCTTACGACTCGGTCAGGGCATGGCGCTCGTGGTCGGGGCACCGGGCCGACGTGGCGCGCGTCGAGGCCGCCGAGCGAAGGCTCGGGCTGCGCAGGACGGTGCAGCGCGCCATGACGCTGGGGCGCCTGTACGGCGGCGGCGCCATCCTGATCGGCGATGGCGAGTGCGACCCCGCCGCCCTGGCGTGCCCGCTCGAGCCCCGCCTGCCGAAGGGCGGGCTAGCCTACCTCCACGCCGTCAGCCGCTGGCAGCTCGGCGTGAGCGATCTCGACCTGAACCCGCTCAGCCCGTGGTGCGGCGAGCCGAAGATGTACACGCTGTCGTCCCTGGGCCGGCCGCCGCTGGAGCTTCACCCCTCGCGCTTGGTGCGCTTCCTCGGCAACCCGCTGCCCGACCCGAGCGCGGCGGGCGCGTTCTGGTCCGACTCGGTGCTGCAGGCGCTCTACGACGCCGTGCACGCCGCGGCGCTGTCGCTGGCGGGGGCGACGAGCCTGCTGCACGAGGCCAAGGTCGACGTCGTCACGGTGCCGAACCTTAGCGAGCACCTGAGCTCGGCCGAGACGACCGCGCAGCTGTCGGCGCGCTTCGCCTATGCGGCGGCGATGAAGTCGATGAACAACCTGCTGCTGCTCGGCGACGGCGAGAGCTGGTCGCGGCAGACGGTCGTCTTCGCGGGGCTGCCCGAGATGGCGCGCTGCTTCCTGCAGGTGGCGGCGGGGGCGGCGGACATCCCGGTGACGCGCCTGCTCGGGCAGTCGCCGTCGGGTCTGTCGGCGACGGGCGAGAGCGACATCCGCAACTACTACGACATGATCGCGGCCAGGCAGGAGCTGGATCTCCGGCCGCAGCTGGAGCGGCTCGACCGCCTGATCTGCTGGTCGGAGGGGATCGACGAGGGTGCGCTCAGCTTCGCGTTCCGGCCCTTATGGCAGCTGGACGAGCCGGCGAAGGCCGCGCTGGCTCTGAGCCGCGCACAGGCCACGCAGGTCTACGCGGGGCTGAAGCTGTGGCCGGACGCGGTGGTGGCCAAGCTCGCCGAGGCGCAACTGGTCGCGGACGGGACGTACCCGAACGCCACGGCGGTGTTCGCGGAGGTGGAGACGACGGCAAGCGCTGGCGGGACGCAGAGCATACTGGACTTCAGCCCGACGCAACCGCGCGACCTCTGGGGGCGGTGGACGTCCGGCGGCATTCAAGCCTTACAACCTGCGGCCAGCGAGAGCGAAAGCGTTCTCCCGCTACAACCGACAAGTCTTCACTCTGACCCGGCATTACCTCCTGCAGGCGAAGGAGTTCCATCTGGTCTGTCCAATCAGCCGGACATCCCTGGAACTGTCGCGCCGAAGGCTGTCGACCCAGCCGCAAGCAAGGATGACCCCGAAGTCGATGCCGTAGTACGGTGGGCGGCACAAACGGTGCTGGGTCCACTTTATCTGTATATGAAGGCCCGTGGTGCGGTGCGGGCTCTTGCCCAGCATCTGCGGCCGGATTGGCTGATTGGCGGCCCACCCACCGACCCACCACCCTCTCCTCGGTTGGCTGGCGCAGGCGTCACGGAACCCGCTCAATCCGTCCCCGTTCGCCCCTGGCCTCTGTCGCCTGAAACTGGTGCATCTCCGAGCCGCAATGAACGGGCTGACGAGCCACCAACGCCGGGCACTTACCGCGCTTCTAAAGCCCTTGCGTCGATCAAGATTCCTGACAATCTCAGCTTGGAGGCGCGAGGCAAGAATGCGGACGAGCAAGGGAAATTTTATGAAAACGAAGTGCGGAAGGCGCTCAACTTCGACCCTGCGCCCCCACCTCCAAACCGCAAGTACGAACAAGGCGACAACGCACCGGATGGACTCTTTACAGATGTAGAAAATGGATAA
- a CDS encoding DoxX family protein, translated as MPADAPTHPRARAGARLALAAVYAGIGVVHVTRPDAFLPIMPDWVPAPRDVVLATGVCELAGSVALLTPRLRRAAGWAFAAYAVCVYPANVKHAIENVNVPPIPSSWWYHGPRLAFQPVFVWWALWAAGVVDWPFGGRVTRTARAPGRR; from the coding sequence ATGCCCGCCGACGCTCCGACCCATCCCCGCGCCCGCGCGGGCGCCCGCCTCGCGCTCGCGGCCGTCTATGCCGGGATCGGCGTCGTGCACGTGACCAGGCCGGATGCCTTCCTGCCCATCATGCCGGACTGGGTGCCGGCGCCGCGCGACGTGGTGCTGGCGACGGGGGTGTGCGAGCTCGCCGGCTCCGTCGCGCTGCTGACGCCGCGCCTGCGCCGCGCCGCGGGCTGGGCCTTCGCGGCCTACGCGGTCTGCGTCTACCCGGCCAACGTCAAGCACGCGATCGAGAACGTGAACGTGCCGCCGATCCCGTCGTCCTGGTGGTACCACGGGCCGCGGCTCGCGTTCCAACCCGTGTTCGTGTGGTGGGCGCTGTGGGCGGCGGGCGTGGTGGACTGGCCGTTCGGGGGAAGGGTTACGCGAACGGCTCGCGCTCCAGGTCGACGATGA
- a CDS encoding urease accessory protein UreD: MTDAPPSNRARGAIAAGFRRVGARTEVVGPHETGGYRLRLPRTHGGPCEAVIVNTGGGMAGGDRAEFAFAAEAGTAATITTTAAEKVYRGVHASEAAAGGAEAETRVSVALTLGGGAALDWLPQETILFDGARLHRTLDAAMAEDADLLMAETLVFGRLGMGERMGAGRVRDRWRVRRGGRLVLAEELDLGGDVAGLLDRPALGGGARASATAIWMSPRAEGALDRARAALDMPEVSGGASAWNGMLVARALSPSPRALRAAIVALLSGLRGRALPRLWA; the protein is encoded by the coding sequence ATGACCGACGCTCCCCCCTCCAACCGCGCCCGCGGCGCGATCGCGGCCGGCTTCCGCCGCGTGGGCGCCCGCACCGAGGTGGTCGGCCCGCACGAGACGGGCGGCTACCGGCTGCGCCTGCCGCGGACGCACGGCGGCCCCTGCGAGGCCGTGATCGTCAACACCGGCGGCGGCATGGCGGGCGGCGACCGGGCGGAGTTCGCCTTCGCGGCCGAGGCCGGCACCGCCGCCACGATCACCACCACGGCGGCCGAGAAGGTGTACCGCGGCGTCCACGCCAGCGAGGCGGCGGCCGGCGGGGCCGAGGCCGAGACGCGCGTCTCCGTCGCGTTGACGCTCGGCGGGGGCGCGGCGCTCGACTGGCTGCCGCAGGAGACCATCCTGTTCGACGGCGCGCGCCTCCATCGGACCCTCGACGCCGCCATGGCGGAGGACGCCGACCTGCTCATGGCCGAGACGCTGGTGTTCGGCCGCCTCGGCATGGGCGAGCGGATGGGCGCCGGGCGCGTGCGCGACCGCTGGCGCGTGCGGCGCGGCGGGCGGCTCGTCCTCGCCGAAGAGCTCGACCTCGGCGGCGACGTGGCGGGGCTCCTCGACCGCCCGGCGCTCGGCGGGGGCGCCCGGGCCTCGGCCACCGCGATATGGATGTCGCCCCGCGCGGAAGGCGCGCTCGACCGCGCCCGCGCGGCGCTCGACATGCCCGAGGTCTCGGGCGGCGCCAGCGCGTGGAACGGGATGCTGGTCGCGCGCGCCCTGTCGCCCTCGCCACGGGCGCTGCGCGCCGCTATCGTGGCGCTTCTGTCCGGACTGCGGGGGCGCGCCCTGCCCCGCCTCTGGGCCTGA
- a CDS encoding urease subunit gamma — MNLTPREKDKLLVALAAQVARRRLERGVKLNHPEAVALITDAVVEGARDGRSVADLMRAGTEVLRADQVMEGVASMIHDIQVEATFPDGTKLVTVHHPIRGADDALIPGEALPAPGDVTMNKGRETVTLEVTNAGDRPIQVGSHYHFFETNPGLRFDRARTRGFRLDIPAGTAVRFEPGQSREVRLVALGGAREVYGLRGEVMGPL; from the coding sequence ATGAACCTCACGCCGCGCGAGAAGGACAAGCTGCTCGTCGCCCTCGCGGCCCAGGTGGCCCGGCGGCGGCTGGAGCGCGGCGTGAAGCTGAACCACCCCGAGGCGGTGGCGCTGATCACCGACGCCGTGGTGGAAGGGGCGCGCGACGGGCGCAGCGTCGCGGACCTGATGCGCGCCGGCACCGAGGTCCTGCGCGCCGACCAGGTGATGGAGGGCGTGGCCTCCATGATCCACGACATCCAGGTCGAGGCCACCTTTCCGGACGGCACCAAGCTCGTGACCGTGCACCACCCGATCCGCGGCGCCGACGACGCGCTGATCCCCGGCGAGGCCCTGCCGGCGCCAGGCGACGTCACGATGAACAAGGGCCGCGAGACGGTGACGCTGGAGGTGACCAACGCCGGCGACCGGCCGATCCAGGTCGGCTCGCACTACCACTTCTTCGAGACCAACCCGGGCCTCCGGTTCGACCGGGCGCGGACGCGGGGCTTCCGGCTCGACATCCCGGCCGGCACGGCGGTGCGCTTCGAGCCGGGGCAGAGCCGCGAGGTGCGGCTCGTGGCGCTCGGCGGCGCCCGCGAGGTCTACGGCTTGCGCGGCGAGGTCATGGGGCCGCTCTGA
- a CDS encoding PilZ domain-containing protein: protein MSSSSVERRVAPRFAVKCAGELASGSSVAAVTVSDMSVTGCGIEIENLPDGALGNTGVLSIRPADGASPPVMLPVIVSNHRAAGDRARLGLQFRRLSMGQMRSLIGVMDGMIER, encoded by the coding sequence ATGAGTTCCTCATCGGTCGAAAGGCGCGTCGCTCCCCGCTTCGCCGTGAAATGCGCGGGCGAGCTGGCGTCCGGCAGTTCCGTGGCCGCCGTCACGGTCAGCGACATGTCGGTGACGGGCTGCGGCATCGAGATCGAGAACCTGCCCGATGGCGCGCTCGGCAACACCGGCGTCCTCAGCATCCGGCCCGCCGACGGCGCGTCGCCCCCCGTGATGCTGCCCGTGATCGTGTCCAACCACCGCGCCGCGGGCGACCGCGCCCGCCTGGGCCTGCAGTTCCGGCGCCTCAGCATGGGGCAGATGCGCAGCCTGATCGGCGTCATGGACGGGATGATCGAGCGCTAG
- a CDS encoding SspB family protein — protein sequence MADLIRYDLLVQDALRGVVRQVLTDVARSGLQGEHHFFITFKTATPGLRLSSRMRERYPDEMTVILQHQFWGLTVTEAGFEVGLSFNNMPERLYVPFAAITMFQDPSVTFGLKFDTKDAGSPADALSKPALAEAPKGPRALATVEASPQPRLTDASPKPDDRKADKPRPVLAKVPADDDKEAAGEGAGGPKVVSIDAFRKKP from the coding sequence ATGGCCGATCTGATCCGTTACGACCTGCTCGTCCAGGACGCTCTGCGGGGGGTCGTGCGCCAGGTCCTGACCGACGTCGCCCGCAGCGGGCTGCAGGGCGAGCACCACTTCTTCATCACCTTCAAGACCGCCACGCCCGGCCTGCGGCTGTCGAGCCGCATGCGCGAGCGCTACCCGGACGAGATGACGGTGATCCTCCAGCACCAGTTCTGGGGCCTGACCGTCACCGAGGCCGGCTTCGAGGTCGGGCTGTCGTTCAACAACATGCCCGAGCGGCTCTACGTGCCCTTCGCCGCCATCACGATGTTCCAGGACCCGTCTGTCACCTTCGGGCTGAAGTTCGACACCAAGGACGCCGGCTCGCCCGCCGACGCCCTGTCGAAGCCCGCCCTGGCGGAGGCGCCGAAGGGCCCCCGCGCGCTGGCCACGGTGGAGGCCTCGCCGCAGCCGCGCCTCACGGACGCGTCCCCCAAGCCGGACGACAGGAAGGCCGACAAGCCGAGGCCGGTGCTGGCCAAGGTGCCGGCCGACGACGACAAGGAGGCGGCGGGCGAGGGCGCGGGCGGCCCCAAGGTCGTGTCCATCGACGCCTTCCGCAAGAAGCCCTGA
- a CDS encoding DUF4169 family protein: protein MGDVVNLRRVRKTRERADRAEEAARNRAAFGRTREERSASADENRRAEAKLDAHRLRTPHGGAPDDVAPR, encoded by the coding sequence TTGGGCGACGTCGTCAACCTCCGCCGGGTCCGCAAGACGCGCGAGCGCGCCGACCGGGCCGAGGAAGCGGCCCGCAACCGGGCCGCCTTCGGCCGCACGCGGGAGGAGCGGAGCGCCTCGGCGGACGAGAACAGGCGCGCCGAGGCCAAGCTCGACGCCCATCGGCTCCGGACGCCGCACGGCGGCGCGCCCGACGATGTCGCGCCCCGCTGA
- a CDS encoding ribbon-helix-helix domain-containing protein — translation MSRPADGGTAVGKRSLTVAGHRTSISLEDAFWTGLRDIAAARASTVAGLVAEIDRRRGPANLSSAIRVFVLDHFRAATEP, via the coding sequence ATGTCGCGCCCCGCTGACGGCGGGACGGCGGTCGGCAAGCGCTCGCTGACGGTCGCGGGCCACCGGACCAGCATCTCGCTCGAGGACGCCTTCTGGACGGGCCTGCGCGACATCGCGGCGGCGCGGGCCTCCACCGTCGCGGGCCTCGTGGCGGAGATCGACCGCCGGCGCGGCCCGGCCAACCTGTCCTCCGCCATCCGGGTCTTCGTGCTCGACCATTTCCGCGCCGCCACGGAGCCCTGA
- a CDS encoding BMP family lipoprotein, producing the protein MAHGRFAGLMMGACLLAAGAAQAADTKPALIYDLGGKFDKSFNEGAFHGAEAFKQATGVPFRDFEVQNDAQREQAMRRFAKDGFSPVVAIGFSQASAMEKVAAEFPDTKFVIVDAVVDKPNVQSILFKEGEGSFLVGLLGAMASKTGKIGFVGGMDIPLIHRFGCGYAQGAKYANPKVEVLQNMTGTTADAWHDPVKGGELAKSQIDRGADVIYHAAGATGNGVLQAAADAGKLGIGVDSDQDGLFPGHVLTSMLKHVDVAVKDTFTAAKDGTWKPGITVLGLKQDGVGYAEDQYNKDLLTPDMLKAVKAAAADIESGKISVHDYMADSKCPD; encoded by the coding sequence ATGGCTCACGGCAGGTTTGCGGGACTGATGATGGGCGCGTGCCTGCTGGCCGCCGGTGCGGCCCAGGCGGCCGACACCAAGCCCGCGCTGATCTACGACCTCGGCGGCAAGTTCGACAAAAGCTTCAACGAGGGCGCGTTCCACGGCGCCGAGGCCTTCAAGCAGGCCACCGGCGTCCCGTTCCGTGACTTCGAAGTCCAGAACGACGCCCAGCGCGAGCAGGCCATGCGCCGCTTCGCCAAGGACGGCTTCAGCCCCGTCGTGGCCATCGGCTTCAGCCAGGCCAGCGCTATGGAGAAGGTGGCGGCCGAGTTCCCCGACACCAAGTTCGTGATCGTGGACGCCGTGGTCGACAAGCCCAACGTGCAGTCGATCCTGTTCAAGGAGGGCGAAGGCTCGTTCCTGGTGGGCCTGCTCGGCGCCATGGCGTCCAAGACCGGGAAGATCGGCTTCGTGGGCGGCATGGACATCCCGCTGATCCACCGGTTCGGCTGCGGCTACGCGCAGGGGGCGAAATACGCCAACCCCAAGGTCGAGGTGCTGCAGAACATGACCGGCACCACGGCCGACGCCTGGCACGACCCGGTGAAGGGCGGCGAGCTCGCGAAATCGCAGATCGACCGCGGCGCGGACGTCATCTATCACGCGGCCGGCGCCACCGGGAACGGCGTGCTGCAGGCCGCGGCGGACGCGGGCAAGCTCGGCATCGGCGTCGATTCGGACCAGGACGGGCTGTTCCCCGGCCACGTGCTCACCTCCATGCTCAAGCACGTTGACGTGGCCGTGAAGGACACGTTCACGGCCGCGAAGGACGGCACCTGGAAGCCCGGCATCACCGTGCTCGGCCTGAAGCAGGACGGCGTCGGCTATGCCGAGGACCAGTACAACAAGGACCTGCTGACGCCCGACATGCTCAAGGCCGTGAAGGCCGCGGCGGCCGACATCGAGTCCGGCAAGATCTCCGTCCACGACTACATGGCGGACAGCAAATGCCCGGACTGA
- a CDS encoding protein adenylyltransferase SelO family protein: MTLSPAFRPSARHLALGDAFYDPVAPADFPRTDIRYRNGRWAARVGLGSLDDAEWARHFGRFSPLPGSLPRPVALRYHGHQFGSYNPDLGDGRGFLFAQMHDLRDGRLLDLGTKGSGTTPWSRSGDGRLTLNGGLREVLATALLEAQGVNTSKSFSLIETGEDLERGDEPSPTRSAVLVRLSHSHIRIGSFQRLRYLEQGDDILRLLDHAVETYRPEARRPTSAATAVAFLEGVARDVARTGAQWMAAGLVHGVLNTDNINVTGESFDYGPWRFLPTYDPGFTAAYFDHAGRYAYGRQPTVLLWNLTRLAECLLDVAPQAELEATLGGFAPAFRAAFVAETLRRLGLRPAADPEADKRLVEMFWTFLEASGAPFEQAVFDHRGGRLSAGRAARSPNAEFYAGEAYGVLREALDAAEPDGGAGLDHPYFSRAEPCTLLHPEVEAILEAVNRADDWGPFRAKLDAIDAMRVAYGS; the protein is encoded by the coding sequence TTGACCCTGTCGCCCGCGTTCCGGCCCTCGGCGCGCCACCTCGCGCTGGGGGACGCCTTCTACGACCCCGTGGCGCCCGCGGACTTCCCGCGGACGGACATCCGCTACCGCAACGGCCGCTGGGCCGCGCGCGTCGGCCTGGGATCGCTCGACGACGCGGAATGGGCGCGCCACTTCGGCCGGTTCAGCCCCCTGCCCGGCTCCCTGCCGCGGCCGGTCGCGCTGCGCTACCACGGCCACCAGTTCGGCTCCTACAACCCCGACCTCGGCGACGGGCGCGGCTTCCTGTTCGCGCAGATGCACGACCTCCGGGACGGGCGCCTGCTCGACCTCGGCACCAAGGGCAGCGGCACCACGCCCTGGTCGCGATCGGGCGACGGGCGGCTGACGCTGAACGGCGGCCTCCGCGAGGTGCTGGCGACGGCGCTGCTCGAAGCGCAGGGCGTGAACACGTCGAAGAGCTTCAGCCTGATCGAGACGGGCGAGGACCTCGAGCGCGGCGACGAGCCCTCGCCGACCCGCTCGGCCGTGCTGGTGCGGCTGTCGCACTCCCACATCCGCATCGGCTCGTTCCAGCGCCTGCGCTACCTCGAACAAGGGGACGACATCCTCCGCCTGCTCGACCACGCGGTCGAGACCTATCGGCCCGAGGCGCGGCGCCCGACGTCGGCGGCGACGGCCGTGGCGTTCCTGGAAGGCGTGGCCCGAGACGTGGCCCGCACCGGCGCGCAGTGGATGGCGGCCGGCCTCGTCCACGGCGTGCTCAACACGGACAACATCAACGTCACCGGCGAGTCCTTCGACTACGGCCCCTGGCGCTTCCTGCCCACCTACGACCCCGGCTTCACCGCCGCCTACTTCGACCACGCGGGCCGCTACGCCTACGGGCGCCAGCCGACCGTGCTGCTGTGGAACCTGACGCGCCTCGCCGAATGCCTGCTCGACGTCGCGCCGCAGGCCGAGCTGGAGGCGACGCTCGGCGGCTTCGCGCCGGCCTTCCGCGCCGCCTTCGTCGCCGAAACGCTGCGGCGGCTGGGGCTGCGGCCCGCGGCGGACCCCGAGGCCGACAAGCGGCTCGTCGAGATGTTCTGGACCTTCCTGGAGGCCTCCGGCGCGCCCTTCGAGCAGGCGGTCTTCGACCACCGCGGCGGGCGCCTGTCGGCCGGCCGCGCGGCCCGAAGCCCGAACGCGGAGTTCTACGCCGGCGAGGCCTACGGGGTGCTGCGGGAAGCGCTCGACGCGGCCGAGCCCGACGGCGGCGCCGGGCTGGACCACCCGTATTTCTCGCGCGCCGAGCCCTGCACCCTGCTCCACCCGGAGGTCGAGGCGATCCTGGAGGCCGTGAACCGCGCCGACGACTGGGGCCCGTTCCGCGCCAAGCTCGACGCGATCGACGCCATGCGGGTGGCCTATGGGAGCTGA
- a CDS encoding ABC transporter ATP-binding protein: MTFPALDLVGISKSFGPVRANRDVNLSVAAGTIHGIVGENGAGKSTLMSIVYGFYEADAGEIRVKGEPVRIASSKDSIRHGIGMVHQHFMLVDTLSVLDNVMLGAEGGALLRGGSRRIRARLDELARDYGLAVDPDALVGDLAVGLQQRVEIVKALLRGAAVLILDEPTAVLTPAEADGLFVLLRKLKAQGVTVVLITHKLREIMAVTDRVSVMRRGTIVETVDTASTTPAALADAMVGRRVSLAVARAPRAPGPPRLEVRNLSCLGEGGVKLVDDVSFTLRAGEIAGLAGVSGNGQSELLEALAGIRPLSSGEVLVDGRAVPPAERHPAALGRLGLVHVPEDRHRMGLVTAFEAAESAILGIHREPRFGFGPFLRRRAVLADAARKMADYDVRPAAPRLKSANFSGGNQQKIVLARELERDPRIVLCGQPTRGVDIGAIAFIHRRLVALRDAGVAVLVVSVELDEVLALSDLILVMCGGRLTGTRRPPPDAAGDPAFVGEIGLMMAGMDSEGT, encoded by the coding sequence TTGACCTTCCCCGCGCTCGACCTCGTCGGCATCTCCAAGAGCTTCGGCCCCGTGCGGGCCAACCGCGACGTGAACCTGTCGGTCGCGGCGGGGACGATCCACGGCATCGTGGGCGAGAACGGCGCCGGCAAGTCGACGCTGATGTCCATCGTCTACGGCTTCTACGAGGCCGACGCCGGCGAGATCCGCGTGAAGGGCGAGCCCGTCCGCATCGCCTCCTCCAAGGACTCGATCCGCCACGGCATCGGCATGGTCCACCAGCACTTCATGCTGGTCGACACGCTGAGCGTGCTCGACAACGTCATGCTGGGCGCCGAGGGCGGCGCGCTGCTGCGCGGCGGCTCCAGGCGCATCCGCGCCCGGCTGGACGAGCTCGCGCGGGACTACGGCCTCGCCGTCGATCCCGACGCGCTCGTCGGCGACCTCGCGGTGGGGCTCCAGCAGCGCGTCGAGATCGTGAAGGCGCTGCTGCGCGGCGCCGCGGTGCTGATCCTCGACGAGCCCACCGCCGTGCTCACCCCTGCCGAGGCGGACGGGCTCTTCGTGCTCCTGCGCAAGCTGAAGGCCCAGGGCGTGACCGTGGTGCTGATCACCCACAAGCTGCGCGAGATCATGGCGGTGACGGACCGCGTGTCGGTGATGCGGCGCGGCACGATCGTGGAGACGGTCGACACGGCCTCCACCACCCCGGCCGCGCTGGCCGACGCCATGGTGGGCCGGCGCGTGTCCCTCGCCGTGGCGCGCGCGCCGCGCGCCCCGGGTCCGCCGCGGCTGGAGGTCCGGAACCTGTCCTGCCTCGGCGAGGGCGGCGTGAAGCTCGTCGACGACGTGTCCTTCACCCTGCGCGCGGGCGAGATCGCCGGCCTCGCGGGCGTGTCCGGCAACGGCCAGTCCGAGCTACTCGAGGCGCTGGCCGGCATCCGCCCGCTCAGCTCGGGCGAGGTGCTGGTCGACGGCCGCGCCGTGCCGCCGGCCGAGCGGCATCCGGCGGCGCTGGGGCGGCTCGGCCTCGTCCACGTGCCGGAGGACCGGCACCGCATGGGGCTCGTCACCGCCTTCGAGGCCGCCGAGAGCGCGATCCTGGGCATCCACCGCGAGCCGCGCTTCGGCTTCGGCCCCTTCCTGCGCCGCCGGGCGGTGCTGGCCGACGCGGCGCGCAAGATGGCCGACTACGACGTGCGCCCGGCGGCGCCCCGGCTGAAGAGCGCCAACTTCTCCGGCGGCAACCAGCAGAAGATCGTGCTGGCCCGCGAGTTGGAGCGCGACCCCCGCATCGTGCTCTGCGGCCAGCCGACCCGCGGCGTCGACATCGGCGCCATCGCGTTCATCCACCGGCGTCTGGTGGCGCTGCGCGACGCCGGCGTGGCGGTGCTGGTCGTGTCGGTGGAGCTCGACGAGGTGCTGGCGCTGTCCGACCTGATCCTAGTCATGTGCGGCGGCCGGCTGACCGGCACGCGCCGCCCGCCGCCGGACGCTGCGGGCGACCCCGCCTTCGTGGGCGAGATCGGGCTGATGATGGCGGGGATGGACAGCGAAGGGACGTGA
- a CDS encoding VOC family protein, producing the protein MDQRMTIVTLGVASVPAARRFYEKLGWTASSASQGDDVAFFQLNGIALSLFGRAALAADAAIADSQPGFSGVTLAHNLDSPKAVDAAFAKALAAGATALKKPETAFWGGYSGYFSDPDGHIWELAHNPFFPLDADGNLALPG; encoded by the coding sequence ATGGACCAGCGTATGACGATCGTGACGCTCGGCGTGGCCTCTGTGCCGGCCGCGCGGCGCTTCTACGAGAAGCTCGGGTGGACGGCGTCGAGCGCCAGCCAGGGCGACGACGTCGCCTTCTTCCAGCTGAACGGCATCGCGCTGTCGCTGTTCGGCCGGGCGGCGCTCGCCGCCGACGCCGCCATCGCCGACTCGCAGCCGGGCTTCTCGGGCGTCACGCTGGCCCACAACCTCGACAGCCCCAAGGCGGTCGACGCCGCCTTCGCCAAGGCGCTCGCGGCCGGCGCCACCGCGCTGAAGAAGCCCGAGACGGCCTTCTGGGGCGGCTATTCGGGCTACTTCTCCGACCCCGACGGCCACATCTGGGAGCTGGCCCACAACCCCTTCTTCCCGCTCGACGCCGACGGCAACCTGGCGCTGCCCGGATGA